Proteins encoded by one window of Rhodamnia argentea isolate NSW1041297 chromosome 6, ASM2092103v1, whole genome shotgun sequence:
- the LOC115751270 gene encoding uncharacterized protein LOC115751270 isoform X1, with translation MKLETEARKDPGRNPDPKPQPELDNVDDDRREEAQQLFFFDDGDDSNCSTPFVSAPSSPGRSSGPVAGYFYSAPASPMHFVLSASAMLAQPRASESSVSFEFEFSSRFGSSGSSHPRPMSSADELFLNGQIRPMKLSTHLERPQVLAPLLDLDDEEQEREESQNGGDFRGRDLRLRDKSVRRRTRSMSPLRNIPFEWNEEEEDSSGRGSKFGGKSGEKAGNLDEERGDASKVESLSSETTPSVSASSSRSSSAGRSSKRWVFLKDFLRSKSEGSSNNKFWNTLSFSPVKEKRDKERPANSASSSTSKQSKVPSLSSAFGVAGNFLDTEKIKKGGSGKKSGGKRPVNGSSAGKRRVPPSPHELHYTANRAQSEEMRKKTFLPYRQGLLGCLGFSSKGYGAMNGFARALNPVSSRSHGHDHMAFQCPRGRHMNI, from the exons atGAAACTGGAAACCGAAGCCCGCAAAGACCCGGGCCGGAACCCGGATCCGAAGCCGCAACCTGAGCTCGACAATGTCGACGACGACCGCCGCGAAGAAGCCCAGcagctcttcttcttcgacGACGGCGACGATAGCAACTGCTCGACCCCTTTCGTCAGCGCCCCGTCCAGCCCCGGCCGGAGCTCCGGGCCCGTCGCCGGCTACTTCTACAGCGCGCCGGCGAGCCCCATGCACTTCGTGCTATCTGCGTCGGCGATGCTGGCGCAGCCCCGCGCCTCCGAGAGCTCCGTGTCGTTCGAGTTCGAGTTCTCGTCCCGGTTCGGGTCGTCCGGGTCGAGCCATCCCAGGCCGATGAGCTCGGCGGACGAGCTGTTCCTGAACGGCCAGATCCGGCCCATGAAGCTCTCGACCCACCTGGAGAGGCCTCAGGTCCTCGCCCCATTGCTGGATCTGGACGACGAAGAGCAAGAACGAGAAGAGAGTCAAAATGGCGGGGATTTCAGAGGCAGAGATCTGAGGCTGAGGGACAAGTCGGTCCGCAGGCGGACGAGGTCCATGTCGCCTCTCAGGAACATTCCATTCGAGTGGaacgaggaagaggaagacaGCAGTGGCAGAGGAAGTAAGTTTGGCGGCAAATCAGGGGAGAAAGCGGGAAATCTCGACGAAGAGCGAGGTGATGCTTCAAAGGTGGAGTCTTTGTCGTCCGAAACGACACCGTCAGTCTCAGCTTCGTCTTCGAGGTCGTCTTCGGCTGGTCGGAGCTCGAAGAGGTGGGTGTTCCTGAAAGATTTTCTGAGAAGCAAAAGCGAAGGGAGTAGCAACAACAAGTTCTGGAACACGCTCTCGTTCTCACCAGTCAAAGAGAAGCGAGACAAAGAGAGACCCGCCAACTCTGCCTCATCTTCAACCTCGAAACAGAGCAAAGTTCCAAGCTTGTCTTCAGCATTTGGGGTTGCTGGAAATTTTCTCGACACCGAGAAAATCAAGAAAGGTGGTTCCGGGAAAAAATCAGGTGGGAAGAGGCCGGTGAACGGGTCGTCAGCTGGGAAGAGGAGGGTCCCACCATCGCCACACGAGCTGCATTACACAGCCAACAGGGCCCAGAGTGAagagatgaggaagaagacattCTTGCCCTACAGGCAAGGCCTGCTTGGTTGCTTAGGGTTTAGCTCAAAGGGTTATGGTGCCATGAATGGATTTGCTAGAGCTCTGAACCCTGTTTCTTCCAG atCACATGGACATGATCACATGGCTTTTCAGTGCCCAAGGGGAAGGCACATGAATATCTGA
- the LOC115751270 gene encoding uncharacterized protein LOC115751270 isoform X2, with product MKLETEARKDPGRNPDPKPQPELDNVDDDRREEAQQLFFFDDGDDSNCSTPFVSAPSSPGRSSGPVAGYFYSAPASPMHFVLSASAMLAQPRASESSVSFEFEFSSRFGSSGSSHPRPMSSADELFLNGQIRPMKLSTHLERPQVLAPLLDLDDEEQEREESQNGGDFRGRDLRLRDKSVRRRTRSMSPLRNIPFEWNEEEEDSSGRGSKFGGKSGEKAGNLDEERGDASKVESLSSETTPSVSASSSRSSSAGRSSKRWVFLKDFLRSKSEGSSNNKFWNTLSFSPVKEKRDKERPANSASSSTSKQSKVPSLSSAFGVAGNFLDTEKIKKGGSGKKSGGKRPVNGSSAGKRRVPPSPHELHYTANRAQSEEMRKKTFLPYRQGLLGCLGFSSKGYGAMNGFARALNPVSSREEDMRQIII from the exons atGAAACTGGAAACCGAAGCCCGCAAAGACCCGGGCCGGAACCCGGATCCGAAGCCGCAACCTGAGCTCGACAATGTCGACGACGACCGCCGCGAAGAAGCCCAGcagctcttcttcttcgacGACGGCGACGATAGCAACTGCTCGACCCCTTTCGTCAGCGCCCCGTCCAGCCCCGGCCGGAGCTCCGGGCCCGTCGCCGGCTACTTCTACAGCGCGCCGGCGAGCCCCATGCACTTCGTGCTATCTGCGTCGGCGATGCTGGCGCAGCCCCGCGCCTCCGAGAGCTCCGTGTCGTTCGAGTTCGAGTTCTCGTCCCGGTTCGGGTCGTCCGGGTCGAGCCATCCCAGGCCGATGAGCTCGGCGGACGAGCTGTTCCTGAACGGCCAGATCCGGCCCATGAAGCTCTCGACCCACCTGGAGAGGCCTCAGGTCCTCGCCCCATTGCTGGATCTGGACGACGAAGAGCAAGAACGAGAAGAGAGTCAAAATGGCGGGGATTTCAGAGGCAGAGATCTGAGGCTGAGGGACAAGTCGGTCCGCAGGCGGACGAGGTCCATGTCGCCTCTCAGGAACATTCCATTCGAGTGGaacgaggaagaggaagacaGCAGTGGCAGAGGAAGTAAGTTTGGCGGCAAATCAGGGGAGAAAGCGGGAAATCTCGACGAAGAGCGAGGTGATGCTTCAAAGGTGGAGTCTTTGTCGTCCGAAACGACACCGTCAGTCTCAGCTTCGTCTTCGAGGTCGTCTTCGGCTGGTCGGAGCTCGAAGAGGTGGGTGTTCCTGAAAGATTTTCTGAGAAGCAAAAGCGAAGGGAGTAGCAACAACAAGTTCTGGAACACGCTCTCGTTCTCACCAGTCAAAGAGAAGCGAGACAAAGAGAGACCCGCCAACTCTGCCTCATCTTCAACCTCGAAACAGAGCAAAGTTCCAAGCTTGTCTTCAGCATTTGGGGTTGCTGGAAATTTTCTCGACACCGAGAAAATCAAGAAAGGTGGTTCCGGGAAAAAATCAGGTGGGAAGAGGCCGGTGAACGGGTCGTCAGCTGGGAAGAGGAGGGTCCCACCATCGCCACACGAGCTGCATTACACAGCCAACAGGGCCCAGAGTGAagagatgaggaagaagacattCTTGCCCTACAGGCAAGGCCTGCTTGGTTGCTTAGGGTTTAGCTCAAAGGGTTATGGTGCCATGAATGGATTTGCTAGAGCTCTGAACCCTGTTTCTTCCAG AGAAGAAGATATGCGTCAGATTATTATTTGA